One window from the genome of Chiroxiphia lanceolata isolate bChiLan1 chromosome 15, bChiLan1.pri, whole genome shotgun sequence encodes:
- the LOC116794421 gene encoding protocadherin-10-like has protein sequence MGAEVGSRRGQLFLRSLLFLLLAGPPAGGQLRYAVPEELEHGAFVANLGEDLGLDVSTLSARRFRIVSRAGARQHLEVNLENGILFVNERIDREEVCEAGGTCLLHLQLLVESPLELYRVEVEVLDINDHAPTFPWQEYVLEVAESAVLGARFPLESAQDPDVGTNSVHTYRLSPNGFFSLEVQTRSDASKFAELVLERALDREQQRLHRVLLTALDGGVPERSGTAHILVTVLDANDNVPAFDQPSYGVSLPEDAPAGTLVIQLNATDLDEGPNGEIEYSFSGHAPPRVRELFHIEPRSGQVLLKGRLDYERASLHELYVQAKDRGPSAVAVHCRVLVHLLDVNDNAPEVTLTSVSTPVLEDAPPGTVIAVISVLDRDSGDNGRVSCEVGPNVPFELRSSFRNYYTLVTTQALDREVVPEYNVSITARDMGSPALLTRSTLTVPVSDVNDNAPRFLQPSYSVYVMENNAPGASICSVSALDPDCQQNAYLSYSIADGHIHGMPVGTYVSINSDSGHMYALRSLDYEQIRSFQIQVQAQDAGFPPLSANVTVHIFVLDQNDNAPVIVSPLPHNGSVATELVPRSARPGYLVGTVSAVDADAGLNSRLSYQLLQATDFTLFSVAPDTGELRTLRSFLEQDSTRQRLVVQVRDGGQPALSATVSLLLSVVETMPQTLSDFSEFSLPPEVSSSSPLTLYLLVSLGSISFTFLLAILILTAIRCRGERRSRQGDSCSPPRCHCCPGSRPSSDGLKTSNLTAQPPAGTAAATCLDVPAGGPPGYCYKVCLGPESAQSDFMFLKPCSPPRNNEKDPGKRSRPDQHLQVSKEVKQPNTDWLPPSTQRPTLKSSQSLEDVGEIRRALQKEHERLCTLVTPVSEFQKASAGPNSIWTSQYNPLYPGHIPALDYQHNVYIPGTPTLLSSKDGPLFPGRENKNSFSTFGKRKKMTTYCDMHDSVVINNDLK, from the exons ATGGGGGCCGAGGTAGGCTCCAGGCGGGGGCAGCTCTTCCTCcgctccctcctcttcctcctgctggcCGGGCCCCCGGCGGGCGGGCAGCTGCGCTACGCCGTGCCCGAGGAGCTGGAGCACGGAGCCTTCGTGGCCAACCTGGGCGAGGACCTGGGGCTGGACGTGTCCACCCTGTCAGCGCGGCGGTTCCGCATCGTGTCACGGGCCGGGGCCAGGCAGCACCTGGAGGTGAACCTGGAGAACGGGATCCTCTTCGTGAACGAGCGGATTGACCGGGAGGAGGTGTGCGAGGCCGGGGGGACCTGCCTGCTCCACCTACAGCTCCTCGTCGAAAGCCCGCTGGAGCTCTACCGCGTCGAGGTGGAGGTGCTGGACATCAACGACCACGCGCCCACCTTCCCCTGGCAAGAGTACGTGCTGGAGGTGGCCGAGTCCGCCGTGCTCGGTGCCCGCTTCCCGCTGGAGAGCGCCCAGGATCCCGACGTGGGCACCAACTCGGTGCACACCTACCGCCTCAGCCCCAACGGCTTCTTCTCCCTCGAGGTGCAGACGCGCAGTGACGCCAGCAAGTTTGcggagctggtgctggagcgCGCCCTGGACCGGGAGCAGCAGCGCCTGCACCGGGTGCTGCTCACGGCTCTCGACGGCGGCGTCCCCGAGCGCTCGGGCACCGCGCACATCCTCGTCACCGTGCTGGACGCCAACGACAACGTGCCTGCCTTTGACCAGCCCTCGTACGGAGTGAGCCTTCCTGAGGATGCCCCCGCCGGCACGCTGGTCATCCAGCTCAACGCCACGGACCTGGACGAGGGCCCCAACGGGGAGATCGAGTACTCCTTCAGTGGCCACGCGCCGCCGCGTGTGCGGGAGCTCTTCCACATAGAGCCCCGCAGCgggcaggtgctgctgaaggGCCGCCTGGACTATGAGCGGGCCAGTCTCCATGAGCTCTACGTGCAAGCCAAGGACCGTGGACCCTCAGCCGTGGCCGTTCACTGCCGAGTGCTCGTGCATCTCCTCGACGTCAATGACAACGCGCCAGAGGTGACCCTCACTTCTGTGTCCACTCCCGTGCTGGAGGATGCCCCCCCAGGCACCGTCATCGCTGTCATCAGCGTTCTGGACCGGGATTCTGGGGACAACGGCCGTGTGAGCTGTGAGGTTGGCCCCAACGTGCCCTTCGAGCTCCGCTCCTCCTTCCGCAACTACTACACGCTGGTCACCACGCAGGCGCTGGACCGGGAGGTTGTGCCCGAGTACAACGTGAGCATCACGGCGCGGGACATGGGCTCGCCCGCCCTGCTGACCCGCAGCACCCTCACCGTCCCGGTGTCTGATGTGAACGACAACGCCCCACGCTTCCTCCAGCCCTCCTACAGCGTCTACGTGATGGAGAACAACGCGCCGGGTGCCTCCATCTGCTCTGTCAGCGCACTGGACCCTGACTGCCAACAGAACGCCTACCTGTCCTACTCCATTGCCGATGGGCACATCCATGGCATGCCTGTGGGCACCTACGTGTCTATCAACTCGGACAGCGGGCACATGTATGCCCTGCGCTCCCTCGACTATGAGCAGATCCGCAGCTTCCAGATCCAGGTGCAAGCACAGGACGCCGGTTTCCCCCCACTGAGCGCCAATGTCACCGTCCACATCTTCGTGCTGGATCAGAACGACAATGCTCCGGTCATCGTTTCCCCCCTGCCACACAACGGCTCCGTGGCCACCGAGCTGGTGCCGCGATCAGCCAGGCCTGGCTACCTGGTGGGCACAGTGTCGGCGGTGGATGCGGATGCGGGGCTGAACTCTCGCCTCTCCTACCAGCTCCTCCAGGCCACTGACTTCACCCTCTTCAGCGTGGCACCAGACACGGGCGAGCTGCGCACCCTCCGCTCCTTCCTGGAGCAGGACTCAACCCGGCAGCGGCTGGTGGTGCAGGTGAGGGACGGTGGGCAGCCAGCCCTCTCTGCCACCGTGTCCCTCCTGCTTTCTGTGGTGGAGACCATGCCTCAGACCCTCTCCGACTTCAGCGAGTTCAGTCTCCCCCCAGAGGtctcctcatcctccccacTCACCCTCTACCTCCTTGTCTCCCTGGGCTCCATCTCCTTCACCTTCCTCCTCgccatcctcatcctcacagCCATTCGCTGCCGCGGAGAGCGGCGTTCCCGCCAAGGTGACAGCTGCTCCCCGCCCCgctgccactgctgccctgggtCCAGACCCTCCTCTGATGGCCTGAAGACTTCCAACCTGACGGCACAGCCCCCCGCGGGGACCGCGGCTGCCACCTGCCTTGACGTGCCTGCAGGCGGCCCCCCGGGCTACTGCTACAAGGTCTGCCTTGGTCCTGAGTCTGCTCAGAGCGACTTCATGTTCCTCAaaccctgcagccccccacGGAACAACGAGAAGGATCCTGGGAAGCGGTCCCGGCCAGACCAGCATCTCCAGGTCTCCAAGGAG gtCAAGCAGCCCAACACAGACTGGCTGCCTCCAAGCACACAGCGACCTACCCTGAAAAG CTCCCAGAGCCTGGAAGACGTGGGGGAAATCCGCAGAGCCCTCCAGAAGGAGCATGAGAGGCTGTGCACACTGGTGACTCCTGTCTCTG AGTTTCAGAAGGCTTCTGCAGGCCCCAACAGCATCTGGACCTCCCAGTACAACCCCTTGTACCCAGggcacatcccagccctggatTATCAGCACAACGTCTACATCCCCGGCACCCCCACTCTGCTTTCCAGCAAGGATGGGCCCCTCTTCCCAGGCAGGGAGAACAAGAACAGCTTCTCCACCTTTGgcaagaggaagaagatgaCGACTTACTGTGACATGCATGACAGTGTGGTTATCAACAATGACCTGAAATAG
- the ZMAT2 gene encoding zinc finger matrin-type protein 2, translating into MASGSGTKNLDFRRKWDKDEYEKLAEKRLTEEREKKDGKPAQPVKRELLRHRDYKVDLESKLGKTIVITKTTPQSEMGGYYCNVCDCVVKDSINFLDHINGKKHQRNLGMSMRVERSTLDQVKKRFEVNKKKMEEKQKDYDFEERMKELREEEEKAKAYKKEKQREKKRRAEEDLTFEEDDEMAAVMGFSGFGSTKKNH; encoded by the exons ACCAAGAACCTGGACTTCCGCAGGAAGTGGGACAAGGATGAATATGAGAAACTGGCGGAGAAGCGGCTCAcggaggagagagaaaagaaagatg GCAAACCAGCTCAGCCCGTCAAAAGGGAACTTCTGCGGCACCGAGACTACAAAGTGGACCTGGAATCCAAGCTGGGGAAAACCATTGTCATCACCAAAACTACCCCTCAGTCAGAGATGGGGGG GTACTACTGTaatgtgtgtgactgtgtggtGAAAGATTCCATTAACTTCTTGGATCACATCAATGGCAAAAAAC ACCAGAGAAATCTGGGCATGTCCATGCGGGTGGAGCGTTCCACGCTGGACCAGGTGAAGAAACGCTTTGAGGTGAACAAGAAGAAGatggaggagaagcagaaggacTATGACTTCGAGGAGAGGATGAAGGAACTCCGTGAGGAG gaggagaaggcCAAAGCCTAcaagaaggagaagcagagagagaagaagaggcGGGCGGAGGAAGATTTGACCTTTGAGGAGGATGATGAAATGGCAGCTGTGATGGGCTTCTCTGGTTTCGGCTCAACCAAAAAGAATCACTGA